Proteins encoded by one window of Anaerolineales bacterium:
- the mtnA gene encoding S-methyl-5-thioribose-1-phosphate isomerase, producing MTIRTIAWHAGRVQMIDQRLLPWTFTVNEYSDYREVITAIKEMVIRGAPAIGAAGAFALALAAQSSPAADLPTLRADLEVPAIEISAARPTAINLRWAVDAMMRHVRTGDHPTADALRTALVAEACRIADDDVAINRQMGAHGAALVQRGWTVLHHCNTGSLATVDYGTALGVIRTAHEDGKEIRAVLTETRPRMQGARLSAWELNEYGVPFVIIPDSAAASTMGRGEINAVFVGADRVALNGDTANKIGTYMLAILAKEHGIPFYVVAPTSTIDLATPDGDAIPIEERGGDEVRQPYGNPLIPDHFPVRNPAFDVTPARYITGIVTEYGVARPPYNLAALPRTP from the coding sequence ATGACCATCCGAACCATCGCGTGGCACGCTGGGCGCGTCCAGATGATTGACCAACGCCTTTTGCCCTGGACGTTCACTGTTAACGAATACAGCGATTACCGCGAGGTGATCACCGCGATCAAAGAGATGGTCATACGAGGGGCGCCCGCCATTGGCGCAGCGGGGGCGTTTGCCCTTGCCCTTGCCGCCCAAAGCAGCCCCGCCGCCGATCTGCCCACTCTTCGCGCCGATCTGGAAGTCCCCGCTATCGAGATCAGCGCCGCCCGCCCTACGGCGATCAATCTGAGGTGGGCAGTAGATGCCATGATGCGCCACGTCCGCACAGGCGATCACCCCACCGCCGATGCCCTCCGCACCGCCCTAGTTGCCGAAGCATGCCGCATTGCCGATGACGATGTGGCGATCAACCGCCAGATGGGGGCGCACGGCGCAGCGCTCGTTCAGCGCGGCTGGACGGTGTTGCATCACTGCAACACAGGATCGTTGGCGACGGTGGATTACGGCACGGCATTGGGTGTCATTCGCACCGCCCACGAGGACGGCAAAGAGATTCGCGCTGTGCTAACGGAAACCCGCCCTCGGATGCAAGGGGCGCGGCTCAGCGCGTGGGAACTCAACGAATATGGCGTCCCTTTCGTGATCATCCCTGATTCAGCGGCGGCGTCTACCATGGGGCGGGGGGAGATCAACGCTGTGTTCGTCGGGGCAGATCGTGTGGCGCTGAACGGTGATACGGCGAACAAAATCGGGACATATATGCTGGCGATCTTGGCGAAGGAACACGGTATCCCCTTCTATGTTGTCGCTCCAACCAGTACCATTGACCTCGCCACACCGGATGGGGACGCCATTCCGATTGAAGAACGGGGCGGCGATGAAGTCCGTCAGCCCTATGGCAATCCCCTAATCCCCGATCATTTTCCCGTCCGTAACCCCGCCTTTGATGTCACCCCTGCCCGTTACATTACCGGAATCGTCACCGAATATGGTGTCGCCCGCCCGCCGTATAACTTAGCTGCCCTCCCTCGCACCCCGTAG